The Nicotiana tabacum cultivar K326 chromosome 5, ASM71507v2, whole genome shotgun sequence sequence AAAATCATAAAAGGCTTCAATAATATCAAGCCTcgaaaactctaatgagtacaaaattgttcgaactctcgaacaattccttattttatgctaaggcattacaagTTTAACAAATACAAATGACAAAAAAACTTCTCAAGCTGAAAGGGGGAGAAAGCCATATACAATCTTTTTACAAAGGTAATGTCGACCTAATACAAGAGCCTAAAGGCTGTTTTTGCTTTGAGTTCGACCATCCTCGCtcaaataaaaaacctaagggttaccttacttcgagttcgaacaagcactcactcgatcattaagcttAAGGGCTACATAAATCATGTTTGATTTATCATTCAGGGTCCATCGATTAGAAACGTTCGAATGCAAGGGTTATTATCGGCCCTTACCATCCCCAAACCTTGGACCCTCGAACACAACTTCATGATCTTATAAAAATTGGTCGTCTCTGGGAGAGGCATCTATGCACTCGGGGTCTTCTCCTTTTTCGGATTCGCTCAAGCTTCTAGACTCGTCATCATCGTCGGCGTAAGCTAATCTCCATGTTTCACCTTCAAGCTTTTTAGCACTCTCGATCTCGGTTGTGAGATCAAAGCCCCgagcatggatttcctcgagggtctccctttgAGATTGACATTTGGCGTGCTCGGCAACCTTCTCTGCTCGAACTTGAGCGGCCTCGACAACCTCCTTTGCTCGAATTTGAGCGGCTTTAGCATCAGCCTGATAAATAGCCACCACTGCATCAGCATCAGCCTTGGCTGCCCTGACTTCATATTTGGCCGCTTTGAGCTACGTGACCAAATTCTCGCGAGCAGAAACTTCTGAACCCAACTAGGACTGGAGCTCCTCGACGTTCTTGGCCCGCGCAAGATTTCCTCTTTCATACCTCGGAGCTGGTTTTCAATCGAGgccaattgggctcgagcagtctccTTCTCTGAGGCCAGGCGGTTCATTTTCTCCCTCCAGCCTTCAGCCTCGGTTTTTAGTGCATCAGCCTCTTTACAGAGTTGCCTGATCACGTCAAGATTTTGTTGGACCTGCGGGTTCGAACCATTAGATACCACGCCCAAATCACCGTCACTAACTTCAAATATTCTTCTTATCAGCTCGACTAGCTCGACATGGTCTTTTTGAGCCGTTTACGGCTCAGCGTGGAGGCCTTAAGTTTCCCCTTCTCTTTGCTCACTGAGAAACTTGAAGGCATCATTTTCCTCAGTGAGTCCTCGGACCTCGGCCTCGTACTGGCTCAACTCCCCTCTGAATCGGAGGAAAACTTCATGATGAAGCACATAAGCCTGCAAAAACATAAAAGGAAGTTAtataaaaggagaaaaatctaaaTATGAAAATTGACATCGACAGGGAGATCTGGGATTACCTGGTTCAAAGCTTGTTGGGCTTCGTTGAAAAGACAAGGTGTTCCCACCTCATCCATCTTGGCTTGGTCTTCTTCGGTAACCAAGCATCGGAGGTGACTAGCGACCCCTACGGGGAAGAGAGAACCTGAGCATCCTCCGAGACCGAGATGACAATTGATCGTTTACGCTCGGGATCGATGCTGGGAGCCGGGAACTGGTCAATTAGTTTAAAACTCGAGGAGGCTTCATTCGAGCTCTTCCTCTGTACTTCCAAATCACCCAGACCGGTGAATCTTCCACTCCAACAAAGTAACCACGGAAAGGGTCTTCGGTCCCATGGACCCCTTAACCGTGGCAAGTCTCCATCACCTGAGCATCCTTGATCGTCGAATCAGAGAATGAAGGCAATGAAGGGGAGTCTCCAATCTCTATCGCCCCAAGTAAATTTCTTGGGGCGCCGCCTTCATTTCAGGGGGCCTTGGACATGGTTTCTACATTAGCGTCCGCCGCCTCCTCGATATCCTTTTCACCTCGAGGGGAAGCGACTTCGGTTGAGGCTTCCCCCTCGGGCTCATCAAGTCGAGGCGGAGCATTTTGAGCTCCCGCCGGCTCGGGGATTTTTTGAGCATCAGCATCAGCCCGCACTCAGGCCACtagcctgatttcttcttcatcctcttcgGACACATCAGTAGCCAACGGACCGAGTCCATTGTTAGAGGGATGACATTTCCCTTGGGCTTACGGGTTCGCCTTTTTTTTGGGCCTTTTTCTTATCCGACTTCATGGAACTCAGAGCTCCTCTCCTCTTCcgttccttcttcttcttcggagcAGATGGTTGGGAAAGGATTTCTTTATTGTCGGATGGGGCCTCATTGGCACATCTTTCCCAAGACGTGCAAAATAAAGATAAGTAAGATCAAAGGGAAATTCGAACAATAGCCAAATTGTTAAGTCACAAAGGAAAAACTTACCATGGTTAAGGGCCTCCCTTTGACCCTTCGCCAAATCGCGACATGCATGCTCAACATGTGTCGATTTCGATACTAGGCTCTTGACCCAGTTCTCGAGTTGGGGAACCGCACCCGACATCCAGGCAGCGGTTGCATCAGATAAAATGTTGATAAGGaatgatgaaaaataaaagaCAATAAGTAGAAATTAAGGACAGAGTTATACTTATGTTTcgtattccatttctcaggaaatggcatactCTTGGCCGGGATAAAGTCCGAGGTTTTCACCTCGATAAATCAgcccatccagcctcggtccTCGTCTTAATCTATGCACGAGAAAGGTGCCTTAGAGGCCCGACGCTAAAGCTTTATTAGTCctcctcgatagagtcggggGCTATATAGGTGTATGAGGTGATCGAGGGTAAAGGGAAGACCATCGATTTGGCTCACGAAGAAACGGATCAATATcactatcctccagaaagaggGGTGAATCTGACCGAGGGCCACTTCGTACTTCTTGTAGAAGTCTATAATGACCGGATCTAGAGGATCCAATGTAaaaggtaagtgtaaacacttagaaacccttccatATGGGTAGTGATTGATTCCTCAGGCGAGGGAACCACCACGTGATTGTCAACCCAGTTGCAGTCCTCTTTAACTTGGTCGAGGAGAACACCGGTGATCGTGCATATATACCTCGACATTGGCTCACATCGACCCGCAACCGAGCGGGtcttttcaaccttgaagtcgaATTCAATAACACACCCTCCAGGAACGAACTCTTCATGGTGTGGCTAAGCCGCTGGTTGCTCGCTGGTCGGCCGGGATGAGGAAGCAGCTTCCTTTTGCGGAATAGTTTTTGAAGTCTTAGCCATTTTGCTTTTGCGAGTGAAGAAGAATGGAAATTGAGGAGAAAAGCTTGGTATTTTGTGGTGTGAGAGGCGAAGAAACACCAAAAGTTCTGGGAGTTCAAAGCTTTTAGGGAGACAAAGGATTTTGGAGATTAGAGCAAAGAAGATAAGAAAGTAAAGTTTGGGCAAAAGAAGAACGATACATTTATAGGTTGAAGACGATGGTTCAGAATTGGTAATGGCCGGCAACAACTGACAGGCATTTAATGCCTCGATATTCGAATAAACGGGACGTTTTAGTATCCACTTGTCGCTGAAGTCATGGTCGGATTCGTCGCTTACGTTATGACCCATCGAGATGGGATTGGAAAagatcatatcgtttctcgtcgccttctctccgagaaacgaggggactatctgtatacggtcaaaatcgggtttGACCTGGAGCGAGGCAGGCCAAGGTTCGACCTTATGTTATATCGGACCACGACGTAAAGTTAGACTgccgagctcgagacccagagaccgatcgaGATCGAGGTCGGCTAAGATCAGAGCCATGCAAGATGAAGATCGAGCAAGGTTGAGGAAAGCTTACCGAGCCAAATAACGGAATACCAAAATATCCTCAATCGGGCAAGGATCACGGCGAAAATCTCGGaacgtatcaagaagaggccgattatttagctaatcatgagatttccttctgtatttaaaattgtaccataagtagaattcctctactatataaaggggttctaatcattttgtaAGGAGGATATTCACGCATAACAAAGCAATACATTACATTTTCTCTCTTAAGCTCTGTTGCTCAGTTCATACTTTTCAATTATACGTCGATTCGATTCGAGGGCGATCTAGCTCGAGGGCCAAGATGTGGTTTATATTGGTTTGCTCTATTTTATAGTTAAATTCTAACATTAATTCTCGTATTTCTCAGTTTGTGCCTAgtaaaatcacatatccttaaaaccacttataaatttaattgttaaccaattttaagggtaaaaaaggtTCTTGTACAACTTTATATAAAACCAGCTCTAAATCATAGCAAGGTCGAAATAGAGGAGTTTATGTAGATTTCACCGCAAATTTATTAGTAGAATAACAAGGTTGTCCTAGGTAATAAAACACTACAAATGTTAAATAAACAAAGATGAGTAACTGATTGGTGAAGAAAAACTAGTAAGCTTGACTACATAGATATTTCCTTTCCAGGGAGACTTCTATCCCATAGAGAATTTTAAATTGTCTATAAAGAAATTAAATACCCATTTTGCCTCTCCCAGCTTGTCTAAATcgattttcattttcattttatatttaatattaatCGATGTTATATTAATTATAAGCGCATAAATTAAAACATTAATGTCTACTCGTAATGCCACACCCAATCCATTCACTAAATACAAAAAGTGATATCTTTATAATTACAGATAATCTTCTCACAAAGTCTCTGTTCactataaattaataaaaagattAAGGAAGAAACACAATAACAGACTAACAAACGTAATAAGAAGAAGCTTTCTAACTAACATTCCCAACAAATACATCAAACTTACTTAGCTAAAAATGAACATTTGCATTAATGATGTCTTCGGCTGACACCAGAAATAGATATTCTGAATTGTGACTGGCTTTATTAATACCGTAGAAAACCCAATACATCTCTTTATGATATTCTGGATTGGAAGGAACTCTGTTCTAAACAGGGCAAGTTCCAAATTTGGCATAATTACATTCACTACCCGATATGCAAAAATATAGAAtgattatatataaaatatgtatttttttttgtatttattataaattaatacACAAAAAACATACACTTTGCCGGCTATTATTTTTTAGAGCGGCTATGCTGTGTAATTTTCCTTCTAAATATCACTATTATCTAGCTAGTACATTGCAAATCTAAAACTGTAAGTTAATGTGGAGTATTATTGCATCCACTACTAGTTTAAGAAACTAGAATTGAACTAATATATTGTTTAAGACAGTCAAATATATTCGTACAGTTGAAGTTCAAAACAATACATTGAGTCATGGGCTGGTTCTCTGAAGCCATTATTAGGGTTTGCAAactcagtttttttttttgttaacttTAAAACAAACGTTTGGACAATTCCTTGCATTTTCGAGATTAGTTGATTGGTTATCAGAGAGACCTTTGGAGATTACTTTGTCTCTCTATAATTATTCTCAGTTTCATTGCAACCAAATGAGCACCTCCAATCATAATACAAGTTATTAAAGGAGAACGATAGTTCAACAAGACACAGAAAGAAGATAATAATAACCAGTCTACATTTACCGTTGTGACTTCCTCTCTATTTCCCCACGGGAAAGAGGGATCCaaactgagtttaaataaaagcAACATGGAACAAAAATCTCAAGTCCAAGACAAAAACAGAAGAGAGGAATAGAGCTAGGATGAGAAAACGGTGGTCTATGAAAGAGGTAAACTGCTAAGCAATAGAAGGAAGCGAGCTCATCTTCCATCGATTTCTTCTCTTTTATCAATAGCATTAGGCAGCAAAAGGCTTATAGCTTCAGGCTCTTCTGTTGGCATAATCACCGGACTCAACATTGTCATCTCTGAAATCTTCACCTGCATCAACTGGGCTATTAACATCACCAGTTTCAGCTTGGTTACTGGTATCAACATTGCCAAATTGATCATTGCTGCCAAAGCTGCTTGTGAAACTGTTGCTCGCAGCCTCGCCAGTACCATAAGTGTCACCACTGCCTGCAGCAGCAGCACCTAAGTTCTGGTTTTCACTGGCATAGCTGTCACCACTTGGAAAGTTGTTCCCGCCACTTGTCCCAAAGCCAAAGCTGCTTTCTCCGCTTCCATAATTATTGGCTCCATAACTACCGGCAACATTAGCATCACCACCACCTCCGCTGCCATAATTTCCACCACCACCATAACCACCAGCTCCATAATTACCACCACCACCATAACCACCAGCTCCAAATCCTCCACCACCACCTCCTCCGTATCCTCTTGTCCTGTCGTTTGCTATATTTACCCTAATCCTACGACCATCAAGCTCCTGAAAGAAATGCATTAAAACTAGTTGTCATAACCAGAAAACAGAAATGCATGGATGTATACAGACATGTCCACACAGAACTCTCTCTCCTCCCCCTGAAGACAACTATCATGCATATTTAAACACATAGGTTTCTGGATAAACACTGATAGATACCAAGAAAGAACATCAACTTTAAGTTATTCGC is a genomic window containing:
- the LOC107829053 gene encoding uncharacterized protein LOC107829053, coding for MAFFTKAGNILRQAVSKQRINHEISASKPSIFQLIRCMSSSKLFVGGISWNTNDDALKQAFSKYGDVVEARVIVDRETGRSRGFGFVTFNSSEDASAAIQALDQQELDGRRIRVNIANDRTRGYGGGGGGGFGAGGYGGGGNYGAGGYGGGGNYGSGGGGDANVAGSYGANNYGSGESSFGFGTSGGNNFPSGDSYASENQNLGAAAAGSGDTYGTGEAASNSFTSSFGSNDQFGNVDTSNQAETGDVNSPVDAGEDFRDDNVESGDYANRRA